Proteins encoded together in one Juglans regia cultivar Chandler chromosome 9, Walnut 2.0, whole genome shotgun sequence window:
- the LOC108990162 gene encoding germin-like protein subfamily T member 2, translating into MKIPSRSHVHMLSYLVVLLLLPLLASSADPDPLQDFCVADKSANSISVNGFPCKPASNVTSDDFFFDGLTKVGNTSNIFGSTVTGGNVDNFPALNTLGISMNRVDFAPGGLNPPHSHPRATESGVVIDGQVLVGFVTTGNVYHSKVLNAGQMFVIPRGLVHFQKNVGVGKAFIITAFNSQLPGAVVLPFTLFASTPSIPDDVLTRAFQVEEKVVESIKSKFSS; encoded by the coding sequence ATGAAGATTCCATCACGTTCACACGTCCACATGCTGTCATACCTCGTCGTGTTGTTGCTTCTCCCCTTGCTTGCCTCCTCAGCCGACCCCGATCCATTACAGGATTTCTGTGTGGCGGATAAAAGTGCCAACTCTATATCAGTTAATGGCTTCCCTTGCAAACCAGCCTCAAATGTAACTTCAGATGATTTCTTCTTTGATGGGTTGACCAAAGTGGGTAACACATCAAACATCTTTGGCTCAACCGTCACTGGAGGTAATGTCGATAATTTTCCTGCACTCAACACGCTTGGGATTTCAATGAACAGAGTGGACTTTGCTCCGGGAGGACTTAATCCACCCCACTCTCACCCTCGTGCAACCGAGAGCGGCGTGGTCATCGATGGGCAGGTACTTGTGGGGTTTGTGACAACTGGGAATGTGTATCACTCAAAAGTCTTGAATGCTGGGCAGATGTTTGTCATTCCTAGAGGACTTGTACACTTCCAAAAGAATGTTGGAGTAGGTAAAGCCTTTATTATCACGGCTTTCAACAGTCAGTTACCAGGGGCTGTGGTCCTTCCCTTTACTCTCTTTGCTTCAACACCCTCGATTCCAGATGATGTTCTAACGAGGGCCTTCCAAGTAGAAGAAAAGGTTGTCGAATCTATAAAGTCGAAGTTCAGTTCTTGA